A genomic window from Candidatus Denitrolinea symbiosum includes:
- a CDS encoding peptidoglycan/LPS O-acetylase OafA/YrhL, giving the protein MIPGLDGVRAIAFLMVFALHTDYFYFGWVGVQLFFVLSGFLITDILLRMKEKFGAGDYFKKFYGRRFLRIFPLYYLYILIILIVTAILIHYEYRTAYMERSQAQLPYALAYVYNFFNASRAYGGETWLIGHLWSLSVEEQFYLIWPLLILLTPKKHIKKLFVAAIIAGPLFRAGLSFLYKYYQLPFMYSDYSVAVYVLPFSHLDAFGLGAFISRFEIPKARWQFFALLLLLPVIGFASAYQSTGSFGDYTALGFPHPLAKGMKQIWGYTYLDYVCALFIYIVVKEKFLVGFLDKPFISYLGKISYGLYVYHFALVWFVARIRDLSIPVPIAKPLTLVISAILLYFVASLSYKYFEKPILDLKDKYFPLKSNADKGASS; this is encoded by the coding sequence ATGATCCCCGGCCTCGACGGCGTGCGCGCCATCGCGTTCTTAATGGTCTTCGCCCTGCACACCGATTATTTTTATTTCGGCTGGGTGGGCGTGCAGTTGTTCTTTGTGCTTTCGGGTTTCCTCATCACCGACATCCTTTTGCGGATGAAGGAAAAATTCGGCGCGGGCGATTACTTCAAGAAATTTTACGGGCGCCGCTTCCTGCGGATTTTCCCGCTCTATTATTTATATATTCTTATCATCCTGATCGTGACCGCGATCCTCATTCATTACGAGTATCGCACCGCATATATGGAACGCTCACAGGCGCAGCTGCCCTACGCGCTCGCGTATGTGTACAATTTTTTCAACGCCAGCCGCGCCTACGGCGGCGAGACCTGGCTGATCGGCCATCTCTGGTCGCTTTCAGTGGAGGAGCAGTTCTATCTCATCTGGCCGCTGTTGATCCTCCTCACGCCAAAAAAACATATCAAGAAATTATTCGTCGCCGCCATCATCGCGGGGCCGCTCTTCCGCGCGGGACTTTCCTTCCTCTACAAGTATTACCAACTCCCCTTCATGTACTCGGACTACTCGGTCGCGGTCTACGTGCTGCCGTTCTCGCACCTCGACGCGTTCGGGCTGGGCGCGTTCATCTCGCGCTTTGAAATTCCCAAAGCGCGCTGGCAGTTCTTCGCGCTGCTCCTGCTGCTGCCCGTCATCGGATTTGCCTCCGCCTACCAGTCCACGGGCAGTTTTGGGGATTACACCGCGCTGGGTTTTCCTCACCCGCTTGCCAAAGGTATGAAACAGATTTGGGGATATACCTACCTCGATTATGTCTGCGCGTTGTTCATCTATATCGTCGTCAAGGAAAAATTCCTCGTCGGCTTCCTCGACAAACCATTCATCAGTTACCTCGGCAAAATCTCCTACGGACTCTACGTCTATCACTTCGCCCTCGTCTGGTTCGTGGCGCGCATCCGCGACCTGAGCATCCCCGTGCCAATCGCCAAACCGCTCACGCTGGTCATCTCCGCGATCCTGCTTTACTTCGTCGCCTCGCTCAGTTACAAATACTTCGAGAAACCGATCCTGGATTTGAAGGACAAATACTTCCCGTTGAAATCGAACGCCGACAAAGGCGCCTCGTCTTAA